The following proteins come from a genomic window of Trueperaceae bacterium:
- a CDS encoding carbohydrate ABC transporter permease — protein MSRNRVLSRTMLLVGALLVFLFSAGPVILSFIGSIVPDQAIFSYPPNWFEFGINFDNYRYIFTGQLPEVYQAEGASRSMISDAARQVPRALLNSMIVSGTVALINLVLGGPAAYAYARLRFRGRRLTFMGLIMAPLVPAVALIVPYYLLVQQFGLLGTKLSMVLIHSIMTLPFTTLILSVFFGRIPDELEDAAKVDGCTPFQAFIRIFVPLIRPSLLATGLFAFMLSYAEFMFAHALGGSADSRLLPVVMTALARNTDVSWGLLNASIFIAVVPSLLLVIVVWRFVVEGLLAGSVKG, from the coding sequence CCTGTGATACTCAGCTTCATAGGAAGCATCGTGCCGGACCAGGCGATCTTCTCCTATCCCCCAAACTGGTTCGAGTTCGGGATCAACTTCGACAACTACCGCTACATATTTACCGGCCAGCTCCCGGAGGTGTACCAAGCGGAGGGTGCCAGCCGCAGCATGATCTCGGACGCAGCGAGACAGGTTCCCCGCGCGCTGCTCAACAGCATGATCGTCTCCGGAACCGTTGCCCTGATAAATCTGGTCCTTGGCGGGCCAGCCGCCTACGCCTACGCCCGCCTGCGATTCCGCGGTCGCCGTCTGACTTTCATGGGGCTGATCATGGCACCGCTCGTACCGGCTGTGGCGCTGATCGTGCCCTACTACCTGCTGGTGCAACAGTTCGGGCTGCTTGGCACCAAACTGTCGATGGTACTCATCCACTCGATCATGACGCTACCCTTCACCACGTTGATCCTGTCGGTGTTCTTCGGTCGCATCCCCGACGAGCTGGAGGATGCGGCGAAGGTTGACGGCTGCACGCCGTTCCAGGCGTTCATCCGCATCTTCGTACCGCTCATCAGACCTAGTCTTCTCGCCACCGGTCTCTTCGCGTTCATGCTCTCCTACGCCGAGTTCATGTTCGCTCACGCATTGGGCGGCAGTGCCGACAGCCGCCTCCTTCCGGTCGTCATGACGGCACTCGCTCGCAATACCGATGTTTCCTGGGGCCTCCTGAACGCCTCGATCTTCATAGCCGTAGTTCCTTCCCTGTTACTGGTCATAGTAGTGTGGCGCTTCGTGGTCGAGGGGCTGCTGGCAGGGAGCGTCAAGGGGTAG
- a CDS encoding bifunctional 4-hydroxy-2-oxoglutarate aldolase/2-dehydro-3-deoxy-phosphogluconate aldolase yields the protein MSSPDFKDALRRSRVIAIVRGDFEVAQYLTIAQVLFEAGIPAVELTIEKPNALEAIARLSREGPDDLWIGAGTVRTGESARKALEVGARYLISPGFVRDVAEVALAASVPYLPGVLTPSEVETAVAAGLRTVKLFPAKPLGPAYLEALKAPLADVEFVPTGGIQPADARQFIEAGALAVGLGSSLTGVNADRVEIEERAGRLLESLRSGAASA from the coding sequence ATGAGCAGTCCCGACTTCAAGGACGCGTTACGGCGGAGCAGGGTGATCGCGATCGTCCGCGGCGACTTCGAAGTGGCGCAGTACTTGACCATCGCCCAGGTTCTGTTCGAGGCCGGCATACCGGCGGTCGAACTCACTATCGAGAAGCCCAATGCGCTCGAAGCGATCGCCAGACTCTCCCGCGAGGGTCCTGATGATCTCTGGATCGGAGCCGGCACGGTCCGCACCGGCGAGAGCGCGCGCAAGGCTCTGGAGGTCGGCGCCCGCTACCTGATCTCTCCGGGCTTCGTCCGTGACGTCGCCGAGGTCGCCCTCGCCGCCTCCGTCCCCTACCTCCCCGGAGTCTTGACCCCCAGCGAGGTCGAAACGGCCGTGGCAGCAGGACTCCGGACGGTGAAACTGTTCCCGGCCAAACCGCTCGGACCGGCATACCTGGAAGCACTGAAGGCTCCCCTGGCCGATGTCGAATTCGTACCCACGGGCGGGATCCAACCGGCCGACGCTCGACAGTTCATCGAAGCCGGCGCCCTGGCGGTGGGCCTGGGCAGCTCACTCACGGGAGTGAATGCCGATAGGGTCGAGATCGAGGAACGGGCGGGTCGCCTACTCGAGAGTCTCAGGTCGGGAGCCGCGAGTGCCTGA
- a CDS encoding RidA family protein encodes MTAEKRVVELGLQLPSPPAPVASYLPAVRSGQLLFVSGQGPTKDGVPVYRGKVGGELSEDEGRDAARLCAINLLAVLRSELGSLDEVTRMVKLLVLVASENGFDRQPFVANAASDLLAEVFGPAGRHARSAVGTNQLPFDIPVEIELIAEVGSR; translated from the coding sequence ATGACAGCCGAGAAGAGAGTCGTTGAACTTGGATTGCAACTTCCGTCGCCGCCGGCCCCGGTAGCGTCCTATCTACCGGCCGTCCGATCCGGCCAGCTGCTGTTCGTGAGCGGGCAGGGTCCTACGAAGGACGGGGTACCGGTGTATCGCGGCAAGGTCGGCGGCGAGCTTTCGGAAGATGAGGGACGCGACGCCGCCCGCCTCTGCGCGATCAACCTGCTGGCTGTGCTGCGGAGCGAACTGGGGTCGCTGGATGAGGTAACGAGGATGGTGAAACTCCTCGTTCTGGTGGCCAGCGAGAATGGGTTCGACCGCCAGCCGTTCGTGGCCAACGCCGCCTCCGACCTGCTGGCGGAAGTGTTCGGTCCAGCTGGGCGGCATGCGAGGAGTGCAGTGGGTACCAACCAGCTGCCTTTCGACATACCGGTCGAGATCGAGTTGATAGCCGAGGTCGGTTCGAGATGA